The Pseudanabaena yagii GIHE-NHR1 genomic interval AGGATCAATAAACCTGTGAGCCTTTCTTCATGCCATTCACCAGCTAGTAATTGGGCGATCTCACTGAACTCTAAATTACGATATTTTTTAGCAAGTTGACGCTGGACAGGCACAGTAATTCCTAAAAAGCGATCGCCTTCCCCATATTCCCCTTTACCTGTCTTGAAGTAACGCGCCAGTGCGATCGCTTTCTCAGGATTAGCAAGGGCTTGTAGCTCTGTTTGCAAGGTAGACAGAGCGAGATTTGGTTGTTCGGCTAGTTTAGGGGATTTTGTCGCAGGTGATGGTGAAGATGCAGGTGACGTGGCAATTGGTCGCTTGGTAATGGTCACTGGTTGAGCAGGATTGGCAATTGCGATCAGATCAAAACAGGCGATCGTTCCCTCCGTAGTAGTCAGATAAAGGCGATCGCCAACACAGCGCATTGCCAAAGCTACACCACAACTAAGGGGATACTTCCATAAACGTTCACCTGCGCGATTAAAGGCATAGAGATCGGCTTGATGATCGGCGACAAAAATAGTCTGTTGATCATCCGTGAGCGTACAAGCATAGGGTGCACCGTCACATAGCGCTAAGACTTTAATCTCTGTCGTTTTTGCCTTAATGTCTCCCGACTTTTGTAATTCATAGAGATGATGATCGCCCGTACCGATAATGATCGTATCTTCCGTTAAAACTCCACATAAAACGCAGGCTGTGGCATAAGTCCATAACAACTTACCAGTTGCGATCGCATAGGCGGCGACTCCCTGATGGTTTCCCCGATACAGAGCATAGTCATCGGACTGCAAGAACCAAGAATGTCCACTGGCTACCTGTTGTTGCCATTGCACTTGTAATTGATGATTAAGCTGCGTAATTCTGCCATATACATCGCTAATATGTAAGCGATCGCCATAACTATCTAGTCCATAGATCAGAAAGTCATACCAAAGAGAAACCGCTTCGGAACGACAGTTATACACAACTTGGGGCAACTTCCCAATTAGATTGTAGAGATTGCCATCATCACAGGTAGCATAGATCCCCTGTGAATTTCCCGTCAGACAGCGTGTCGTCTTGGGTAGTTGCCAACGATTATGGATCTGTCCATCGGGCGCAAAAGTCAAAATCAGACCATCACGGTTTCCTGTCCAGATCGTTTGCTCATCTGCCCATAAAGCCCATGTGCCAACTTTCCAACTTCCCTTTTCATTGGGAGGTGTATATTCCCATAATGGATTTAGAGCTTTAGGTAAGGGTGGCTTATCCCTCCTCATGTTATAGCCGATCGCTTTCCCTTCGATATAAAATAAGGGACGGATATGTAGCCAATCTGCGTCGTTAAAGCAGCGATCGTAATGGTAGCTAGAGGGACTTTCTATACAATAAAACTGTAAATAGTCCAATTCAGGAAAATCCTTGATATTCACCAATGAATCTCGACCTTCGGTCGAACCATAGTCATATTCAAAAGCTCTACGGGATTCGTTAGGATGTGGACAGAACATAACACCAGCTAATCCGCCCGTAGTCACTGATTCTAAAATTAGAGCCTTGGGAACTCGATGGATGAAATAAGACATACGCGCACCTCTCAATTGTGGTTAACTTTCATAGCGCTTAATATCACCATAGACCCGATAGAAGCCTCCTCTTGCTGCTTCTCTTAATTCCTGTACCCAATATTTCGCTCCCTCTTCACGAATGTCACGAGGAAACTGCACAAACCAGTCTGAATGATATCCTTCCGAAATAGCATGGATTTTGAGTTCACTCCCTTTCCGAATACATTCGACAATTACACCTTGCGATGATTGATGATCGGCGGTGCGAGTAGTTTCTAGAGGGGTATTCACGACCACAGCGTGGGGAAGATTACTCGTGTTCGTTTGTCGCACTTGAGGAACTTGTCCCTGTTGAGCAGAGGTGATCGCATTTTGGGAAGCATCCATACAGGCTAATACGCCATCGGTTGTCACCAGATAGAGCCGATCATCGAGAAACTGCATGGATAGGGCTGAGCCACAACCTGTGCCTAATTTCCATAGTCGCTTGCCTGAGGCGGCGAAACAGTAGATTGCGGAGGAGTTATCGCCTGCAAAGACATAGTTTCCATTGGGCGAAGTGGCACAGCAATAGACCGAGGCATCGCAGCTATAAATCTGTTGTACATTACCCTGTGTATCCATGCGATAGAGCTTCTTCGCAGAAGTGCCTGCATAGACTCCGCTATGATCTAGCCAACCAAATAAAACCATGCCCTCCGTTGATTGATGCCATAGTTGTCGTCCCGCTTGCAAGTCATAGGCAGTGACTCCGCCGCTATGTCCATGATAGATATTTTGGCGATCGCAACGTACCATCCAGCCTGCTTGCCCTTGGCTAAGGCGCGTCCATTGCTCGCCTGTAGGTTCGATTTTGACGATCGCCCCATTGGCATCAGAAACTGCTAATGTGCCATCGCAAATATCGAGCCAGTAAATATCAATCTGGGAGTCAATTTCATAGGCAAGTCGAGGAAATTTACCACTGAGATCATAGACATTGCCATCATCACAGCCTACATAAATCCACATATCATCGGCAACAATGCACTTTACCCCGTCGGGTAGTTGGTATTGGTTATTTACTTTTCCCTCATGGTCGAGGTTAAATACTTGTCCTGCTTGATTGCCTAACCAGCAGCGATCGCGATCAATAAAAATCCCAAAGGCGGCTGAGTTGGCGCGAAATGACCATAAAATCGGGGCGCGACTAGTGACGGTGGCAGGCGTACTCTCAATGGATCGCAAGGTAGGCGATCGCTTTTTACGTGCGCCCATGACCGCAGGGGCATAGCCCTTATGGATTTTCTCATTGATTTTTTTGGCGGCTTCTTTCTGCGCTTTTTCGGTAGTGGGATAGGCTTTAGTTTGCTGCTGCCCTTTATCGCCAATCCTGCCATAGCGAATCTTGACTTCTACGCCTTCAACAATAACTTCATAAAACTTATGTGCGCCCTGATCGCCTTCTGACAGTTCCAGATAGGTGATGTTGTCTGGAGTATTTGCATCCATACCGTCCCACTCTGCAATTTCACGATGTAATAGTTAGTCTGTCCTATCAACTAACCGTAAAAGTATTTGCATTACAAATCTTGAAAATACAACCGCCAAATCAGTTATTGAGCTAACTGTTCTTTTCCGTTAATCACTAAACAAAAAAGGGTTCGCAATGCGAACCCTTTTTTATGAATGAGATTTATTTTGTTGCCAATGTTGGCGATAGATTAGCTCTAGCTGATTGCCAAACTTCATAAATAGTTTGGCTTGCTGATCTTGAAAGGCTAGAAATAGACGGTGAAATGCAGAAGTGAAAATTGCAATGATTAAACCTGTCGCAGTTGTAATTAGAGCCTCACCGATACCTTGAGTTAGCGATCCCGACTTTGTATTCGCCGCAACATCACCAATTTTGAGAGAACCAAAAGAGATGATTAATCCTGTCACCGTTCCTAACAGACCTAACAAAGGTGCAAGAGTAATCGCCGCTTCTAGGAGCTTTTCACCCTTGAGCATTCCTGCTAACTCCTCATCAGCAGAGCTTTCAAGGGCTAAACGGAATAATTCAGGATCAGGATCTTCTAGGGCTAAAGGAGCATAGAGAAAGCGTCCAACGGGAACCTTAAGCGAGTTTTCAGCTAATTGAGCCGCTAATTTTAAATCTTGACGCGCGATCGCCAAAATATTTTCTCCAGTCTGTTTCTCCAGCCGCAGGATGCCAAACCAAAAAATTAGGCGTTCCATGATCCCCGCTAAGGCAAATATTGATAGAGCCACAAGTGGGTACATGACAGCCCCACCTGCCTTAAATAACTCAATCACTTAACTTAGACTCCTTCTCTTCACGTTCTCGACTTAGTTGATTAATCAGCGACAAGACCTTGACACCACGTTCAAAGGAACGATCCTCATGGAAGACTACTTCAGGAACACGACGTAATGCTAATCTTTGCCCCACTTCACGCTTAATGTAGCCTGTTGCCGAAGCTAGAGCCTCCATAGTTTGCTGACGGGCTTCCTCAGTGCCATAGATGCTGACAAAAATTTTCACATGTTGGAGATCGCCCGACAGTTCTGCATCGGTAACACTGACCATGCCCATACCTACGCGATCGTCTTTAATATCTTTCAGCAACATATTGCTGACTTCTCGTTTAATTAATTCGGCGACACGAGCAACTCGTCTTGTAGTAGCCATAGATTTACATTTACACAGTAAAGTTTGATTTTGTGTTAGGAGTGATAACACTTTGCATCACCCATCCTAACCTTGACAATTGATGATGACAGGTCAACCTTGCCAGATTGACCTCATCATAGGCTTTCGTAATAGCGACAGTCTTGACAGGGACCACTAGGATTCACAGCACAACGGATGTAAGGCGATCGCGCATTGTACTTACAGCTAACTTTGCCAATCACATAGCCATATCCCTCAATGCAAATCATATCGGCGGGAGGTAACGCTTTGAGGCTAGCGGCTGGGGGAATAATGGGAGTATTGATTTGCCGATTTGTTTGCGTGTAAGTGACTTGAGCGCGATGGAGCATCCATAACGATAGGATTGGCGGCGCTATACCGAGCAATAAAATGATTACGATGTCTAACATAGTGGTTAACATGTCCAACACGTTGATATTTCAAGATGCTGCAAATTAGCGCATTGAACTTCAAGCAGCTTTTTTAGTTTTCATTTTGCTTAAGGCAAATATGGCTTAGACAAAATGAAAACTAATTTACTAAGCTACGTCCAGTCCTAGCATAGCTCTTAATACTAGGGACACACCAATAAATCCACTAACTAGAGCCGTAAGCATTGCGATCGCTGTTACAGGTTTTTTGAACAAAGGAATAATCGGTGCAATGACGATAGACAGAACTCCGCCAGTGATGAGAGCTAAGAATTTAGGATAGCGGAGTAGATTGAGGATAAAGTTTTTCATATATTACTTAATTTATTACTTAATCAATATTTAATTACTATAGAACTTACGCAATGCTAACGAATTTACTGGGTTTTGGTTAGATGAGGCGCGGGCTTTGCCCGCGCCTCATCTAACCGATGCGTAAGTCCTATGCTACTTAGAATTTTAGGATTAATGTAGACGATAGGAAATGTCGTTATTAAGTTTGGAAGCCTGCTTATGGGGTTGGTGAATTGCATTATTTGACAAAAGCTTGGTCATCGCATCTGGATGATAATCCCAGTTAAGCAAACCTGCTAGTCCCATAAACAACCCAAAGGCAGCAGGAACCATGGCAGCACCGTAGAGCCAATTCTTTTGGGTAAGCGAGGTCATTGCTAGCATGGCGATCGAAAGGGCAAAGGCAGCCTCAGACAGGTCAAACTGGTCATCATGAACATTTAGCTGTTCATATTGCTTTTCCGCCTCTTTAGCCTGTTGTTCTAGTCCATCCTTTTCTTTTTCCTGTTTAGCCGCGATCGCTTCGTACCGAGTAATTTCTTTTGCGTAGTCAGCACGGATTTTGGGTTGTTGCTGTGCTTCAGCCTGTAATTTCAACTGAGCAACGGTGGATTTGGCGATCTCAGCTCGGACATTGCGCGCTTGATAAAAAGACCATGTGTCAATGCGATCGGCTTGAGCCTTTTGCATAGCCTGCACTACGTTGTCACTTTTGACTTTACATATACCCATGAAAGTGACAAACACAACTACAGTAATCGCTACATAGTTATTGAGTTGACTCTTTTTTGGTTTTTGCTCTTTATGGGGATCGTTAGACTTGGGGGATTTGTCATGATCTCCCGATTCTTCGTGATCATCATTATGCTCTTCAATAACTTCAGAAATATCCGATATTTCCATAACTTTTGGCTGTATTCTCCTATCGCAATGTTTGTTAAATTTAGATTATATAGTAGTCCTAAATCATTTGAGGCTTTTGGGGGGCGTGGAAGCGCACCTCGGACGTGCTTTCACAACCCATTTAGGATTGGTATACAGCGCTTTTTAAGCAAGCGCGGTATAGAGGTTTGGTTTCTCCGCCGAAGTCAGGGAAACAAAGCCGCACTTTAGACCGACAACATAATGGGTCATTTAGCAGGATGTAATGGCTTCACACTACTAATGTATAAAGTCTGATTTAGAAATTTATGCTCCAGAAAATATCTATAGGATCTATGCAAGGGAAATCTATTGGCGATCGCCTATCCGTGACTATCTTGGGGATGGGTCTACTTTTAGGGGATCTAGGTTTAAATCCTGTTCATGCGTTACCAACATTAGGCAATAGCAATCATCAGCTTGTAGCGGCAGAAACCAATACTGACAATGCTAAGCCAAGTGCTACGTCAACGGATTTGCTCCTTCAAAAAGCAGAAAAACTATTCGATCAGGGCAAGTTTCAGGAATCTTTGCAGCAATATCAACAGGTTCTCAATATCTATCGACAACAGGGCGATCGCTTAGGGGAGGCGATTGCTCTTACGGGGATTGGGATGACACAGGTGAGCTTAAGACAGGAAACCGCCGCGATCGCTAGTTTACAGAAAGCATTGATGCTCCTCCAAGCTCCTGCTTCTAATTTAAGTAATAATGACAAACAGCTTTATCGCAAAGCAGAAGGGGAAACAAAATATCAATTGGGGCGAGCCTATATCAATTTGGAACAATATGCGAAGTCTTTGCCATTGCTGGAGGAATCCTTAAAAATTCGCCAAGAAGTAGGCGATCGCTATCGAGAGGGTAAGACCCTTGCGAGTATTGGTATTATCTATGTTAAGAAGTATGAATTTCCTCGCTCAGTTGAATATTTTGAGAATGGACTCAAAATCAGCATCGCCGAAAAGAATCGGGCATCGGAAGGACAAATTCTCTTTTACTTAGCTTCTATCTATAGCTTGTTAGGACAAAAGGAGAAAGCCTTAGCCTTGGCTCGCCAGAGTGGAAGTGCCTATCAAGCCTTGGGCAGCCCTTTAGGGCAAGCCAACGCCTTAAATCTAGAAGGTAATATTTTGAGCTTGTCGTTGGAATATAAACAGGTTGCTCAACTTAATCTCCAAGCTTTAGAACTTGTCCGACAAGTAGGAGATCGCCCCCGTGAAGCCGAGATTTTGAGCGCTGTTGCCACGGCATATCGGAATCTAGGTACATATCCTCAAGCGATCGAGTTCTATGTGCAATCTCAAAAGATATATCAGGAGCTAGGCGATCGCGCTGGACAAGGCATGATTCTCAAGAATATTGCTGATGTGCGTCTTGCCCAAGGTCTGAATCGTGAAGCTTTGACAACCTACGAACAGGCAAGAGCAATTTATGAAGATCTGACTAAGGTTGCTAATGTCAAACCTAGCGATCGCCAAACTCTTGCGGGAATTTTGATTGGGCAAGGTAGTCTCTATACTTCCTTTAGCGAATATCCCAAAGCCATCACGACTTTAAAGGAAGCACAAGCTCTGTATCAATCCCTAGGAGATCGGCAGGGTAAAGTGGTCGCATCTCTTTATCTGGCACAGGTATATTTGCAATTAGAAGATCGCGAAAAAATTAGCGATATTTTAAAAGAGTTACCTGAATTAACGAAAAACTCTCCCCAACTGCGACAGATGGCAGAGTCTTTGGTGGGACTTGCCAATAACAATTCATTAAAATCCACGAATCCCCAAACACAATTAAAGTCTGTTCTGAGTCTATTGGAGTTTTTTAAACAATCAGGCGATCGCAAATCAGAAGCTGCCATGCTTTTACAAGCTAGTGGTTTATACTTTGAACTCAAGCAAATCGATAAGACAATCATATTCAATCAACAGGCTTTAGATATCTATCGTGAAATTGGCGATCGCTCTGGGGCGGCTGACGCTCTTTATCAACTCGGCTTAAGCTATGCCCTATCGAATCGTGTTGACAAGGCATTTGTATCATTTCAGGCAGCTTTGCTCTTTGCCCGTGAAGTCGGCAATCGCAACCAAGAGAGTAAACTACTGGGCAATATTGGGGCTTTAATACAAAGGCAATATCCCGAACTAGCGATCGCCTTTTACAAACAATCGGTAAATGTGACGGAAGCGATTCGCAAAGAACTGCGGGTACTGACCATTGATCAGCAAAAGTCCTATCAACGCACAGTGGCAGCTAATTATCGCGCTTTAGCTGATCTCCTATTGAAACAAGGGCGAGTTATGGAAGGATTGCAGGTTCTTGATCTACTTAAAGTCCAAGAGCTACAAGACTATTTGCAAAATGTTAAAGGCAATGAGAGAACCGCTCAGGGTATTTATGTTTTTCCTGAAGAAGCATCACAAATTAAAGCGATCTCTTCACAGCCTCTCATCTCTCTGCAACCATTAATTGATGGCAATCAGCGAATCGTTCAAGAATTAGGTCGTATTCCCCCAACAGAGTTAAATCGTGTTCCCGACTATTTGCAAAAGCTCCCTCAAGGTCATGCGCTACTTTATCCGCTCATTTTAGCTAATCGCTTAGAACTAATTCTATTCATCCCGAATAAGCTGCCAATTCATCGCTCTATTGCAATTAAAGAATCCGAAATATCTGAATTAGTGCAGGATTTTAAAGTGGGACTGCGCGATGCTACCTCACTAGATGTGATTGAACCTGCTACGAAACTCTACAACATTCTGATCAAACCAATTGAAGCGGATCTTGCCCAAACTAATACAATTCTCTATGCCCCTGACGGACAACTGCGCTATGTTCCTATTACAGCGCTTTATGATGGTCAAAAATGGCTGGTAGAGAAGTATAGTGTCAATAATCTGATTGCCTATAGCCTTAGTGATTTTACGCCCAAACCACCTAAGCCTTTGCGAACTTTGGCAGGTGCTTTCGGTGGTGCTCCCAATAGCACCAAGTTTGGACAGGTAGGGCTACCTGCTACGGTTACGGAAGTACAAGCAATTTCCTCCACCTTGCCTGACACCGTGCAGTTGGTCGCCAATGACTTTAGTCGCAAAGCCACCGAAGCCCAAATGCAAACGAGAAATGTTGTTCACTTCGCTACCCATGCTGAGTTCAATGCTGGGAAGCCCGAAAATTCATTTCTCATCTTTGGTAATGGCGATCGCCTCTTGCTCAATGAAATCAAAGATTTACCAATGTCAAATGTTGAGTTAATCGTCCTCAGTGCCTGTCAAACAGGTGTGGGTGCTCTCGGCAATGGTATTGAAATTTTGGGCTTTGGCTATCAGGTGCAAAGGGCGGGCGCAAAAGCTGCGATCGCTTCTCTCTGGCAGGTGAGTGATGAGGGTACACAATCCTTAATGCAGGAGTTTTATCAACATATCAAGCAAAGTGGTCAGTCCCGTTCTGAATCGCTGCGCCAAGCACAATTAGCAACTATTCGCTCTAAGGATTTCTCTCACCCCTATTTCTGGTCAGCTTTTATCCTAATTAGTAATGGC includes:
- the rbfA gene encoding 30S ribosome-binding factor RbfA; amino-acid sequence: MATTRRVARVAELIKREVSNMLLKDIKDDRVGMGMVSVTDAELSGDLQHVKIFVSIYGTEEARQQTMEALASATGYIKREVGQRLALRRVPEVVFHEDRSFERGVKVLSLINQLSREREEKESKLSD
- a CDS encoding DUF751 family protein; translated protein: MKNFILNLLRYPKFLALITGGVLSIVIAPIIPLFKKPVTAIAMLTALVSGFIGVSLVLRAMLGLDVA
- a CDS encoding MotA/TolQ/ExbB proton channel family protein, giving the protein MIELFKAGGAVMYPLVALSIFALAGIMERLIFWFGILRLEKQTGENILAIARQDLKLAAQLAENSLKVPVGRFLYAPLALEDPDPELFRLALESSADEELAGMLKGEKLLEAAITLAPLLGLLGTVTGLIISFGSLKIGDVAANTKSGSLTQGIGEALITTATGLIIAIFTSAFHRLFLAFQDQQAKLFMKFGNQLELIYRQHWQQNKSHS
- a CDS encoding WGR domain-containing protein, translated to MDANTPDNITYLELSEGDQGAHKFYEVIVEGVEVKIRYGRIGDKGQQQTKAYPTTEKAQKEAAKKINEKIHKGYAPAVMGARKKRSPTLRSIESTPATVTSRAPILWSFRANSAAFGIFIDRDRCWLGNQAGQVFNLDHEGKVNNQYQLPDGVKCIVADDMWIYVGCDDGNVYDLSGKFPRLAYEIDSQIDIYWLDICDGTLAVSDANGAIVKIEPTGEQWTRLSQGQAGWMVRCDRQNIYHGHSGGVTAYDLQAGRQLWHQSTEGMVLFGWLDHSGVYAGTSAKKLYRMDTQGNVQQIYSCDASVYCCATSPNGNYVFAGDNSSAIYCFAASGKRLWKLGTGCGSALSMQFLDDRLYLVTTDGVLACMDASQNAITSAQQGQVPQVRQTNTSNLPHAVVVNTPLETTRTADHQSSQGVIVECIRKGSELKIHAISEGYHSDWFVQFPRDIREEGAKYWVQELREAARGGFYRVYGDIKRYES
- a CDS encoding CHAT domain-containing protein, with product MQGKSIGDRLSVTILGMGLLLGDLGLNPVHALPTLGNSNHQLVAAETNTDNAKPSATSTDLLLQKAEKLFDQGKFQESLQQYQQVLNIYRQQGDRLGEAIALTGIGMTQVSLRQETAAIASLQKALMLLQAPASNLSNNDKQLYRKAEGETKYQLGRAYINLEQYAKSLPLLEESLKIRQEVGDRYREGKTLASIGIIYVKKYEFPRSVEYFENGLKISIAEKNRASEGQILFYLASIYSLLGQKEKALALARQSGSAYQALGSPLGQANALNLEGNILSLSLEYKQVAQLNLQALELVRQVGDRPREAEILSAVATAYRNLGTYPQAIEFYVQSQKIYQELGDRAGQGMILKNIADVRLAQGLNREALTTYEQARAIYEDLTKVANVKPSDRQTLAGILIGQGSLYTSFSEYPKAITTLKEAQALYQSLGDRQGKVVASLYLAQVYLQLEDREKISDILKELPELTKNSPQLRQMAESLVGLANNNSLKSTNPQTQLKSVLSLLEFFKQSGDRKSEAAMLLQASGLYFELKQIDKTIIFNQQALDIYREIGDRSGAADALYQLGLSYALSNRVDKAFVSFQAALLFAREVGNRNQESKLLGNIGALIQRQYPELAIAFYKQSVNVTEAIRKELRVLTIDQQKSYQRTVAANYRALADLLLKQGRVMEGLQVLDLLKVQELQDYLQNVKGNERTAQGIYVFPEEASQIKAISSQPLISLQPLIDGNQRIVQELGRIPPTELNRVPDYLQKLPQGHALLYPLILANRLELILFIPNKLPIHRSIAIKESEISELVQDFKVGLRDATSLDVIEPATKLYNILIKPIEADLAQTNTILYAPDGQLRYVPITALYDGQKWLVEKYSVNNLIAYSLSDFTPKPPKPLRTLAGAFGGAPNSTKFGQVGLPATVTEVQAISSTLPDTVQLVANDFSRKATEAQMQTRNVVHFATHAEFNAGKPENSFLIFGNGDRLLLNEIKDLPMSNVELIVLSACQTGVGALGNGIEILGFGYQVQRAGAKAAIASLWQVSDEGTQSLMQEFYQHIKQSGQSRSESLRQAQLATIRSKDFSHPYFWSAFILISNGL
- a CDS encoding DUF4337 domain-containing protein; translation: MEISDISEVIEEHNDDHEESGDHDKSPKSNDPHKEQKPKKSQLNNYVAITVVVFVTFMGICKVKSDNVVQAMQKAQADRIDTWSFYQARNVRAEIAKSTVAQLKLQAEAQQQPKIRADYAKEITRYEAIAAKQEKEKDGLEQQAKEAEKQYEQLNVHDDQFDLSEAAFALSIAMLAMTSLTQKNWLYGAAMVPAAFGLFMGLAGLLNWDYHPDAMTKLLSNNAIHQPHKQASKLNNDISYRLH
- a CDS encoding DUF6464 family protein, whose protein sequence is MLDIVIILLLGIAPPILSLWMLHRAQVTYTQTNRQINTPIIPPAASLKALPPADMICIEGYGYVIGKVSCKYNARSPYIRCAVNPSGPCQDCRYYESL